ACTCGCTGAACAGGCGGGGCCAGTTGTCGACGTCGTTGGTCATGTCCCAGACCAGCTCCATCGGCGCCGCGATGGTGATGTCGTTCTCGGTGTGGCCTGCCATGTCACACTCCCGTCTTCAGTGCGCCGTTGATCAGCGCGAGGAAATCCGCGGGCGTCTTGCAGCGTTCCGCCTGCTCCGGCAGACCCAGCCCGTACCGCTTCTCCAGCTCGGCCACGATGCCCAGCAGGCCGAGGGAGTCCAGACCGAACGTGTCGAAACCGGCGTCGGCCTGCTGTTCGAGGGTGACCGGG
This region of Streptomyces ambofaciens ATCC 23877 genomic DNA includes:
- a CDS encoding acyl carrier protein, which translates into the protein MTDQVDYQVTVEELSALMKRTAGVHVDPVTLEQQADAGFDTFGLDSLGLLGIVAELEKRYGLGLPEQAERCKTPADFLALINGALKTGV